CGCCTCGGGCGACGACGGACTCGCGACCGTCGCCCTCTTCTCCGATGGCGAACGGATCGGGACCGCCTCGAGTACGGCCGCGGACGACTGTTCGATTCCGATACGGTGGTGGCGGTGGTATTCCGCTGGACGAGACTGTCTGACGTCCGATCGCATGTAACTCACCGTCGACGTGTAATGTTCTGATCGACTGCTCACGACTGCTGTCGACGGTATCGGCCGCGACCGGCGATCCGACGGCCGACCATCTCAAGGATTGAGACCGCGACGTTCAAACCGATGGCTCGCGGAGCCGAGGACATGAGCGACGAGCACGATCACGGCGGCGACGCCGACGGCGAGACGGACGGAGACGACCATCACGAGCCCGAGCGGGAGACCTTCTCGCACGATCCGGTCGGGCACGCCGAGGTCCGCGCGGGCATGACGGTCGGCGAACTCGCGGACGAGTACGGCAACGCCGGCGTCGGCGCGGCGGACCTCCACGAGGCCGTCGACGTGACCGAGTCGATGTTCGACGACGACGTGACCGTCTTCTTCGGCCTCGCGGGCGCGATGGTCCCGACGGGGATGCGAGCGATCGTCGCCGACCTGATCCGGGACGGCCACATCGACGTCCTCGTCACGACGGGCGCGAACCTCACGCACGACTCGATCGAAGCGATCGGCGGGAAACACCACCACGGCGAGGTCCACGCCGAGGGGAAGACCGAGCGCGAACACGACGAGACGCTGCGCGACGAGGGCGTCGACCGCATCTACAACGTCTACCTCCCACAGGAGTTCTTCGCGACGTTCGAGTCCCACCTGCGCGACGAGGTCTTTCCGGTCCTCGAGGAGGAGGGCGTCGTCTCGATCCAGCGACTCACCGAGGAACTCGGCCGCGCGAACGCCGAAATCAACGAGCGCGACGATATCGACGAGGACGCGGGCATCGCCGCCGCGGCGTACGAGAACGACGTGCCGATCTACTGTCCCGCGATTCAGGACTCCGTGCTCGGCCTGCAGGCGTGGATGTACTCCCAGACCTCCGACTTCTCTCTCGACGCGCTGGCGGACATGACGCACCTGACCGACATCGCATATCACGCCGAGGAAGCCGGCGCGTTCGTCGTCGGTGGCGGCGTCCCCAAGAACTTCACCCTCCAGACGATGCTCGTCGCGCCCGATGCCTACGACTACGCCGTCCAACTGACCATGGACCCCAAACAGACCGGCGGCCTCTCCGGCGCGACGCTGGACGAAGCCCGCTCGTGGGGCAAACTTGAGAAGGACGCTGACAATGTCTCCGTCTACGCCGACGCGACGATCACGCTCCCGCTGGTCGTCGCAGCGGCTCTCGAACGGCTCGAGGAGGAATAGATCGGGCGGACTCCGCTGAGAGCGGTCCGGACGCGATCGGTCGCTCACCGGCAGCGAACCGTTCCGGAGACCCGTTTCGATCGCCTCGCACGGACAGACGTACCGTCTCGGCTCGAGAAGCGACCGACCTCGCCCGATAGAGCATGTACGGTGGCGCGCGCTGAGCCGTGGTGA
This genomic stretch from Natrinema sp. SYSU A 869 harbors:
- a CDS encoding deoxyhypusine synthase, with translation MSDEHDHGGDADGETDGDDHHEPERETFSHDPVGHAEVRAGMTVGELADEYGNAGVGAADLHEAVDVTESMFDDDVTVFFGLAGAMVPTGMRAIVADLIRDGHIDVLVTTGANLTHDSIEAIGGKHHHGEVHAEGKTEREHDETLRDEGVDRIYNVYLPQEFFATFESHLRDEVFPVLEEEGVVSIQRLTEELGRANAEINERDDIDEDAGIAAAAYENDVPIYCPAIQDSVLGLQAWMYSQTSDFSLDALADMTHLTDIAYHAEEAGAFVVGGGVPKNFTLQTMLVAPDAYDYAVQLTMDPKQTGGLSGATLDEARSWGKLEKDADNVSVYADATITLPLVVAAALERLEEE